The DNA sequence GGTGACCTTCTCGATCCGGATCCGGGTGACCTGGATCTGCATCCCGGCGATCACCGGGGAGGACGCCGTGGGCACGACCGTATCGGCCTGCTCCAGCGGGACACCGGCGGCCACCAGCAGCGCACCGACGTTCGGAGCCGCCAGGTGCACCGTGCTGACCTGCCCGCCATCGTTGATCTGCACGGTCTTCGCGCTGACCACCGGCAGCGCCATACCTTCCAGGGGCAGGCGGCTGCCGCGCGAGGCCGCAGCCGGCGCGGTGTCGGTCATCTGCAGCTGATGCAGCGCCTCGTCGACGGTCGAGGCGGTGGTCCACACCTGCTGGGCGTTCTGGCCGTCGAGGGAGATCTGCAGCGGGCGGCTGCGGCGCAGCACGATGGTTTCGGCGTCGTGCACGCTCTGGCCGGCGGCCGGGAAGAGGTCGTCGCGATCGGCCACCGAGTAGCCGTTCTCTTCGACGACGTCGATCACCCGCGACTTCATCGTGGTGACCTTCATCTGGGTGCCGTCGACCTCGAGGGTCACGGTCTTGTGCGCGGTCACCGCGAAGATGCCGGCTCCGGCCAGCGTCAGCAGCAGAGCTGCCACGACCAGACGCAGCGTGGGCGACGGCGACTGGTGCAGCTTGGTCAACGCATTCACAAGTCTTCGATCCCGCCTCGGCTACAAAACAAACAGGGGCCCTAACAAGCAGCCCCTTCGATCACAAGACGGTAACGAATCGGGCGAGCAACGGGCAACTTGGTCACCGGTGTCTCAACAACCCCTTAGAGACCCGCACCTAAAAGCCGTAGACACGCCGCGCGGTGGCGCAGGACTGCTCGGCGAGCAGCTCGGCGGGACGGTCGACGACGTCGGCCAGCGCACGCACCGTGTAAGGCAGGCAGTACGGCTCGTTGGGCGCCCCGCGGTAGGGGTGCGGGGTCAGAAACGGCGCGTCGGTCTCGACCAGCAGCTGATCCGGCGGGATCAGCGTCGCGGCCTCCCGCAACTCACGGGCGTTCTTGAAGCTGACCGTGCCGGACAGGCTGAGCACCCACCCGGCGTCGACGCAGGTGCGCGCCATCTGCGGCCCCGAGGAGAAGCAGTGGAAGATCACCGTCTCCGGGGCGCCCTCGGCACGCAGCACGTCGAGCACCTCGGCGTCGGCGTCCCGGTTGTGGATCATCAGCGGCTTGCCGGTCCGCTTGGCCAGGTCGATGTGCCAGGCGAACGCCTCGCGCTGGACGGCGGGCTCGGCACAGCCGTCCAGCTTGCCCGGCCAGTAGAGGTCCATGCCGGTCTCACCGATCGCCACCACTCGTGGCAGGGCGGCCAGTTCCTCGAGTTCGGCCCGGGCGGCCTCGGTCAGCGCGCCGGCCCGGGTCGGGTGCAGCGCCACCGCGGCATAGACCCGCGGGTCCCAGGTGGCGGCCTGTGCCGCCCAGCGGGCGGCGTCGAGGTCGTCGGCGATCGTCACCACAGCCTCCACGCCGACGGCCTCGGCACGGTCCAGGACGGCGTGCACGTCCTGCGCGTCACGGGCGCCGCAGGCATCCAGGTGAGTGTGGGCGTCGATCAGGGGTGCCAACGGCTCTGGTAGCGGCGGTGCCGGACGCTTCGAACCCACCGCAACACAATAAGGTGAATGTCGAGATGAGCCAGCAGACCCCGTTCTACATCACCACGGCGATCGACTACCCCAACGGTGCGCCCCACATCGGGCATGCCTACGAGAAGATCGCGACCGACGCCCTGGCGCGCTTCAAGCGCCTCGACGGGTTCGACGTCCGCTTCCTGACCGGGACCGACGTCCACGGCCTGAAGATGGCCGAGACAGCGGCCGCCCAGGGCATCCCGACCGCGGAGCTGGCCCGGCGCAACTCCGATGTGTTCCAGCAGATGCAGGAGCGGCTCAACATCTCGTTCGACCGGTTCATCCGGACCAGCGACGCCGACCACTACGAGGCCTCCAAGGCCATCTGGCAGCGGATGAACGACGCCGGCGACATCTACCTGGGCAGTTACCAGGGTTGGTACTCGGTGCGCGACGAACGCTTCTTCACCGAGGACGAGACCGAGGTGCGCGACGACGGACTGCGCTACGCCGTCGAGACCGGAACCCCGGTCACCTGGACCGAGGAGCAGACCTACTTCTTCAAGCTGTCGGCCTACGCCGAGCGGCTACTGGCCCACTACGACGCCAACCCCGATTTCATCGGGCCCGACGTCCGGCGCAACGAGGTGGTCAGCTTCGTCTCCGGCGGCCTGCGGGACCTGTCCATCTCGCGCACCACCTTCGACTGGGGCGTGCCGGTGCCCGAACATCCCGAACACGTCATGTACGTGTGGGTCGACGCGTTGACCAACTACCTCACCGGCGTCGGCTTCCCCGACACCGACTCCCCCGCCTTCCGGCGCTACTGGCCAGCCGACGTGCACGTGATCGGCAAGGACATCGTCCGGTTCCACACGGTGTACTGGCCGGCATTCCTGATGTCGGCCGGCATCGAATTGCCCAAGCGGGTGTACGCCCACGGCTTCATCAACGTCAAAGGCGAGAAGATGAGCAAGTCGGTGGGCAACGTGATCGACCCGATCGCGCTGGCCGACGAGTTCGGCGTGGACCAGGTGCGCTACTTCTTCCTGCGCGAGATCCCGTTCGGCCAGGACGGCAGCTACAGCGAGGACGCCATCATCGGCCGGATCAACGCCGACCTGGCCAACGAATTCGGCAACCTGGCCCAGCGCTCGCTGTCGATGGTCAACAAGAACCTCGACGCGCAGGTGCCCACTCCCGGCGAGTTCAGCGCCGAGGACGCCGAGTTGCTGGCGATCGCCGACGGTCTGCTGGACAAGGTGCGGGCCGCCTTCGACGAGCAGGCCATGCACATCGCACTGGAGAGCATCTGGCTGATGCTCGGCGCCGCCAACCGGTACTTCTCGGCGCAGGAACCGTGGGTGTTGCGCAAGTCGGAGTCAGCGGCCGACCAGGAGCGGTTCCGCACCGTGCTGTACGTGACGCTGGAAGTGGTGCGGATCGCCGCACTGCTGGTGCAGCCGGTGGTACCCGAGTCGGCGGCCACCCTGCTGGACCTGCTCGGCCAGCCCGAATCGCAGCGCGACTTCACCGCCGTGGGGGTGCGGATCGCACCGGGGACGGCATTGCCCGCCCCGGCCGGAGTGTTCCCCCGCTACCAAGCGGAGTGATCTAGGTCACGTAGAGTCACAGTCAGGACCTTCACGGTGTCTCGAGGGCATGACTGAACACAACGCTCAACACGGTGCTCAACACACCACTCGCGTCGTCGTCATCGGCGGCGGCTACGCCGGCGTGATCGCAGCCAACCGGCTGCGGCAGCGCCCCGGCGTCCGAGTCACCCTGGTCAACCCGCGGGCGGAATTCGTCGAACGCATCCGCCTGCACCAGTTGGCGGCCGGATCCGACGACGCTGTCGTCGACTTCGCCGACATCCTCGCACCCGGTGTCGAACTGGTCGTCGATGCCGCCACCCGGATCGACACCCGCGCACGCCACGTCGAGCTGTTCACCGGGGAGGCACTGCCCTACGACTACCTGATCTACGCCGTGGGCAGCGGATCGGGCGGACCGGCGGTGCCCGGAGCCGACGAATTCGCTTATCCCATCGCCGATCTCGAAGAAGCCAAGCGCCTGGCCACCGCGCTCGGCGAACTGCCCCACGGCGCGCCGGTGGCCGTCGTCGGCGCCGGGCCCACCGGCATCGAGACCGCCGCCGAACTGGCCGAGCAGGGCCGCGCGGTGACCCTGGTGTGCGGGCCGGTGCTGGGGCCCTACCTGAGCACGCCAGGGCGCCGGTCGGTGGCCAAGCGGCTGCGCAGGCTGGGCGTGCAGATCATCGACGGGCCGGGAGCCAGGGTGGCGGCAGTCGAGCCGGACGCGGTGGTGCTGGCCGACGGCAGGCAGGTCCGCAGTCTGGTGACGATCTGGAGTGCCGGGTTCGGTGTGCCAGACCTGGCGGCCAGGTCTGGACTGCGAACCGACACGATCGGGCGGCTGCTCACCGACGAGACGCTGACCAGCATCGACGATCCGCGGGTGGCGGCCGCCGGCGATTGCGCCGCCCCGTCGGGCGAGCCGCTGCGGATGAGCTGCCAGGCCGCGCTGCCGCTGGGCGCCCAGGCTGCCGATACCGTGCTCGCCCGCATCGACGGGGAGCAGCCGGCCGCGATCAAGCAGGCCTTCACCGGCCAGTGCATCAGCCTGGGCCGCGCGGCGGGCACCATCCAGATCGCCCGCCCCGACGACACCGCGCTGCCGCTCTACATCGGCGGGCGGTTGGCCGCACGGATCAAGGAGGCTATCTGCACGGCCACCATCAGCGGGCTGCGCCGGGAAGCCCGCAAGCCCGGGTCGTACATCTGGATCAAGGCTGGCAAGCGGCCGGCGGCCCAGACGGTGCCGGCCCCGTGACGGCCGCCGACGAGCACGCCGAGCGGTTCACCGCGCTGCGGCCGCTGCTGTTCACCATCGCCTACGAGATCCTGGGTTCGGCCACCGAGGCCGACGACGTACTGCAGGACGGTTACCTGCGCTGGTCGGGTGTGGACCTGAACCAGGTGCGCGACACCAAGGCCTATCTGGCGCAGCTGGTGACCCGCCAGGCGCTGAACACCCTGCGCACCCAGGCCCGCCGGCGCGAGGACTATGTGGGGCCGTGGTTGCCGGAGCCGCTGCTGCTCGACGAGACGGACGCCGCCAGCGATGTGGTGCTGGCCGAGTCGGTGTCGATGGCGATGCTGGTGGTACTGGAGACGCTGAGCCCCGATGAGCGCGCAGTGTTCGTGCTGCGCGAGGTGTTCGGGTTCAGTCACGACGAAATCGCCTCGGCGGTAGGCAAATCCACGGCCGCGGTGCGTCAGATGGCGCACCGCGCCCGCGAGCACGTGCAGTCACGGCGCAGGCGTTTCGAGCCGGTGGACCCCGGCAAGTCCGAACAGATCACCACCCAGTTCCTGGTGGCGGCGGCCACCGGTGACCTGCAGGGGCTGATGGCGATGCTGGCCCCCGACGTGGTGTTCACCTCCGACAGCGACGGAAAGGTCAGTGCGGCACGGCGGCCGGTGCTGGGGGCCGAGAAGGTGGCCAGGCTGCTGATCGGTCTGATGAGCCGGGCCGGCGCGCAATACCGGGTGGAACTGGCGTCCTACAACAGCGCGCCGGCGGCGATCGTCTACCGCGACGACCGGCCGGACAGTGTGTTCATGATCGAGGTGATCGACGGCAAGATCACCAACTTCTACGCGATGCGCAACCCGGAGAAGCTGGCGTCGGTGACGGTGCCCCGCGAGATCAGCCGCTAGCGCGACTTTGCGTCTGCTCGGCCCAGCCGTCAGGCTTAGCCGATGCGCATCGAGCGGCTCGGCGACATCGGCACCGCGCCCGACGTGCTGCGGATGCTCGCCGACGCCACCGCCCGGCGCGGCCTGCCCGGCCCGGCGGCGCTGACCGGTGACTGGTTCGGCGCGGCGGCAGTGATCGCCCCGAGCGTACCGATCCGAGCCGTCGCCACCGACGACGTCTTCGCCGTGACCCCGGGTCACCGCACCGACGCCGTCGGCGGCGGCTGGATCGGGTACCTGTCGTATCCCGACGCAGCCGCCGACGGCAGCCCCGCCCGGATCCCCGAGGCCGCCGGCGGCTGGACCGACTGCGTGCTGCGGCTGGACCACGACGGTGACTGGTGGCACGAAAGCCTCAGCGGCGCAACGGTTGCATCCTGGGTGCACGACGCCCTTACCCGGCCGGCTCCGCCCAGAACTTGCGAGATCGACTGGGCCACGCCTGATTTCGCCGCCCACCAGGACGGGGTGCGGCAGTGCCTGGATGCCATCGCCGCCGGCGAGGTGTACCAGGCCTGCGTGTGCACCCAGTTCACCGGCACCGCGACCGGTTCGCCACTGGAGTTCTTCGCCGAGGCGGTCAGCCGCACCACACCGGCCCGCGCGGCCTACGTCTCCGGCGACTGGGGCGCGGTGGCCTCGTTGTCACCGGAGCTGTTCCTGCTCCGTCGCGGCAGTCGGGTGGTGTCCAGCCCGATCAAGGGAACGCTGCCGTTGCACGCCGACCCGGCCGCGCTGCGGGCGTCGGCCAAGGACGTCGCCGAGAACATCATGATCGTCGATCTGGTGCGCAACGACCTCGGCCGGGTGGCCGAGGTCGGCTCCGTCGGTGTGCCCGAACTGCTGGCCGTGCATCCGGCCCCCGGGGTGTGGCACCTGGTGTCCACGGTGCGCGCCGCCGTACCCGCCGACCTGCCCACCGCCGAGGTGCTGGCCGCGACATTCCCGCCGGCCTCGGTCACCGGAACGCCGAAAACTAGGGCCCGTCAACTACTTTCGCGCTGGGAGCCGCACCGCCGCGGCGTGTACTGCGGCACCGTGGGGATGGCCTCCCCGATCGCAGGCACCGAGTTGAACGTGGCGATCCGGACGGTCGAATTCGACTCCGCCGGCGGCGCCGTACTGGGCGTGGGCGGGGGGATCACCGCCGACTCCGACCCGCTGGCGGAATGGCAGGAGTGCCTGCACAAGGCCGCCCCGGTGATCTACGGTTCGCGTGAGCGCAGCACCGCGTCGTACAGTTCGCGCCGCGACGGCGCACCCGGGTGGGCGTCGATCACCTGAGCGCAGGCGTCCTTGACCCGCATCCCGTCCTCGACCAGAGCGGTGACCGCGGCGACCAGCGTCGCCACATCAGCCACCGGCCGGGCGCCGTCGAGCACCACGGTGATCTCGCCCAGCACCTTGTCATCAGCCCAGTCGGCGAGTTCGGCCAGCGACCCGCGCAGCACCTCTTCATGCGTCTTGGTCAGTTCGCGGCACACCACCACGCGACGCTGCCCGCCCAACTCGTCGACCGCGTCGCGCAGCGTCTCGGCCAGCCTGCGCGGGGACTCGAAGAACACCGTGGTGCGCTGTTCGGTGGCCAGCCCGGCCAGCCAGGCCCGGCGCGCGGACTGTTTGCGCGGCGCGAAACCTTCGAAGCAGAAGCGATCGGACGGCAGGCCGGACACGGCCAGCGCGGTGGTGACCGCCGACGGTCCGGGCAGGCAGGTCACCGCCAGCCCCGCCTCGACAGCAGCGGTCACCATCCGGTACCCCGGATCGTTGATCAGCGGCATCCCGGCGTCGCTGACCACCAGCACGGTGGCACCGGCCTTGATCTCGTCGATCAGCCCCGGCACCCGGGTCGCCTCGTTCTGGTCGAACAGGCTGACCACCCGGCCGCCGATCGTCACACCGAGGGACTGGGCCAGTGTGCGGGCCCGCCGGGTGTCCTCGGCGGCGACGATGTCGGCGCTGGCCAGTGCGTCGACCAGCCGTTTCGAGGCGTCCGACGGCTGGCCCAACGGCGTGGCACCAAGCAGCAGTCGACCGGTCGTCACGCCCACAGCCTACGATCGACACCGATGACTGCCACCACTGATGACCTGGTCGCGCCTGCGCGCCACGCACCCGTCATCAGCCCGGGGCCTCTGGTACCGGTCGCCGACTTCGGACCGCTCGACCGGATCGAGGGATGGGCGGCCACCGCCGTCGTCGCCGCACTGGCCGCGCTGACCCGGCTGATGAACCTCGGCTCGCCCACCGACGCCGGCACCCCGATCTTCGACGAGAAGCACTACGCGCCGCAGGCCTGGCAGATGCTGCACAACTACGGTGTGGAGGACAACCCCGGCTTCGGCCTGGTGGTGCACCCGCCGGTCGGCAAGCAGATGATCGCCATCGGTGAGGCGCTGTTCGGCTACAACGGCGTGGGCTGGCGGTTCACCAGCGCGGTGCTGGGCGTCATCCTGGTAGCGCTGGTGGTGCGGATCGTGCGCCGGATCACCCGCTCCACCATGATCGGGGCGATCGCCGGTCTGCTGCTGATCGCCGACGGTGTCAGCTTCGTCGCCGCCCGTACCGCCCTGCTCGACGCCTTCCTGACGTTCTTCGTGGTGGCGGCGTTCGGCGCGTTGATCGTCGACCGCGACCAGATGCGCGAGCGGATGCACAACGCCCTGCTGGAGGGCCGGATCGCCGAGACGCCGTGGGGTCCACGCCTGGGGGTGCGGTGGTGGCGGTTCGGTGCGGGCGTGCTGCTGGGCCTGGCGTTGGCCACCAAGTGGTCGGGCCTGTACTACATCGTGTTCTTCGGTGCGATGTCGCTGGCGTTCGACGTCGCCGCGCGCCGCGCCTACCGGGTGCCCCGCCCGTGGTTCGGCACGATCCGGCGCGATCTGGGCCCCACCGGCTACGTCTTCCTACTGATTCCGTTCGCGGTGTACCTGGCCTCGTATGCGCCGTGGTTCTCCTCGGAGACCGCGGTCAACCGGTACGAGGTCGGCCAGTCGATCGGCCCGCGGCAGTGGTATCAGCCGCCGGACGCCATCCGCTCGCTGTGGCACTACACCTACAAGGCGTATCACTTCCATTCCACGCTGACCAACGCCAACGGCAACCACCATCCGTGGGAGTCCAAGCCGTGGACATGGCCGATGTCGCTGCGGCCGGTGCTGTACGCGATCGACAACCAGAACGTCCCGGGCTGCGGCGCGGCATCGTGCGTCAAGGCGGTGATGCTCGTCGGCACCCCGGCCATGTGGTGGCTGGCGGTTCCGGTGGTGTTCTACGCGGCATGGCGGATGTTCGTGCGCCGCGACTGGCGCTACGCGGTGGCACTCACCGGGTACGGCGCGGGATTCCTGCCGTGGTTCGCCGACATCGACCGGCAGATGTACTTCTTCTACGCGGTGCCGATGGCGCCGTTCCTGGTCATGATGATCGCGCTGATCCTCGGTGACATCCTGTACGCGCCGCGGCAGAACGCGGAACGACGCACCCTTGGCCTGATCGTGGTGAGCGGGTACCTCGCGGTGGTGATCACCAACTTCGCCTGGCTGTATCCGATCCTGACCGGGATTCCCATCTCGCAGGCGACGTGGAACATGGAGATCTGGCTGCCCAGCTGGCGGTGAGCCGGCCGGGCAGCCAGCGGGTCTCAGAGTCCCAGAGCCGGCTTGAGTGCCTCGGCTACGGCGGTGACCCGTCCCGGGTGGTAGCCGTCGATGCTGGTGACCGGACTCAGGATGACGCCGTCCACACCCGCATCGAGGATCTTGGTCTTGACCTGATCGGCGATCTGCTCCGGGCCGCCGTAGACCGCCTGCTGCCGGAATTCCTCCGGGATGAAATCGGGAGTGACGTTCTCGTCGATGATCGCGATGGCCAGCACGCTGGTCTCCAGCGTGGCCGGGTCACGGCCGATGTCCTCGCAGCGGTCGCGGACCACGCCCACCTTGCGCGCCAGCTCGTCGAATCCGGCGATGATGTTGAGGTGGTCGAAGTAGCGGGCGGCCAACGGGATGGTCTTCTTCTCACCGCTGCCACCGATCATCAGCGGGATGTGCTCGCGGAAGCGCGGATTGGCGAAGGCCTCCTGGGTCTTGTAGTACGCGCCATCCACGCTGACCCGCTCCCCGCGCAGCATCGGCAAGATGATCTCCAGTGCCTCATCGAGCTTCTTGAACCGGTCGGTGAAGGTGCCGAATTCGTAGCCCAGCGAATCGTGCTCGAGTTCGAACCAGCCGGTGCCGATACCGAGGATGGCACGGCCCTGGCTGATCACGTCCAGCGTGGTGATGGCCTTGGCCAGCAAGGTGGGGTTGCGGTAGGTGTTGCCGGTCACCAGGGTGCCGAGCTGGACGTTCTGCGTCGCCGCGGCCAGTGCGCCCAGCGCGGTGTAGGCCTCGAGCATCGGCTCCTCGGGCGCGCCGAGACCGGGGAGCTGATAGAAGTGGTCCATCAGGAACACCGAGTCGAAGCCGGCCTCTTCGGCCTCTCGTGCCTGCGCGACGACCGTCGGGAACATCTCGGCGACACCGGTTCCGTAGGAGAAATTCGGGATCTGCAGTCCAAGTTTGATTGCCATGGGTGGAAACGTAACCCGGATAACCGGGGCATACGCTCCGTTTCCCTCGTGGCGAACTCGGGAATACCTCGGGAACATGGTGACCGCTGGGCGCCCACAGTGAGATCTCGCACCGGGTAGCCGCTTTTCCCCCGTAATGTCGGCACCCATGGGGAGCTGGGGCGCGATCGCGTGAGCAGCATGCCTTCTCCGCTGTCAGGCCTTCGGGTGGTCGAGATCGGTGACCGGCTGGCCACCGCCTACGCCGGCAAGCTGTTGCGCGACGCCGGAGCCGAGGTGGTGATGGTGGAACCAGTCGCGGGCCATCGGCTGCGCCGCTACCGGCCGGCTGGGGTCCCGCCCCGCGAGCACGAGAGCCCGTTCTTCGCCTTCCTGGCCGGCGGCAAGCACAGCGTCGCCGCCGACTGCGTTCCCGCCGACCTGCTCGACGGCGCCGACGTCGTGGTCCTGGGCGCGTCCCCTGAACAGGCTGCCCGCCTCGGGCTCGGCGACGACGAAATTCGTGACCTGGCAACGCGGTGTGCGGTGATCACCGTGTCGGATTTCGGGTGGACGGGCCCGTGGGTCGGCCGGCCGGCCACCGAGTTCACCCTGCAGGGCTGGTGTGGGTCGACCGGGTCGCGCGGCGAGCCGGACCGCCCGCCGGTGTCGGTGTCGGGTGATCTCGGCGAGTTCGTGGCGGGCAGTTACGCCGCGTTCTTCGGGTTGACCGCCCATTACGGCGGTGGTGGGCGTTTCGACCTGTCCGTGCTGGAGGCGATGACGGTGTCGATGCAGGTGTTCTCGTGGTTGCGCAAGGAGTTGATGTTGCTGGAGGTGGTCGGCCGCTCCACGGAGGTGCCCTCGGTCGAACTGGCCCAGGACGGCTATGTCGGCATCTCGATGGCCACTGGGCAGCAGTGGCAGGACTTCTGCACGATGGTGGAATGCCCTGACCTTGCCGACATCCCCGAACTCCGCTTCCAGATGGGCCGCTGGGAACAGCGGGATCTGCTGCGGGCCCGTACTGCGCAATGGTTTGGCTCGCGGACTGTCGAGGAGATCGTCGATCTGGCGGCCCTGTTCCGTATCCCGATGGCCGCGATCGGCAACGGCGAAACCCTGCCCAGGATGGACCATTTCGTGCAACGCGGCTCGTTCGAACACCACCCTTGCGGGTTCCGCTCGCCGGTGCCGCCGTGGCGGATGAGCGACACCAGTCCGCTGCCGCCGGCACTGCCACCCCACCCCGGTGACACCGGGGACGTGCACTGGCCGCGGCGGGAGCGCACCACCGCACAGTCCGGTCTGCCCCTACAGGGCATCCGGGTCGTCGACCTGACCGCGTTCTGGGCCGGTCCGTCGGCCACCCACCTGCTGGCCATGTTGGGGGCCGACGTCGTGAAGATCGAATCGGTACAGCGCCCCGACGGGATGCGCTTCGCCGGCGGATTCCGCGCCGACGTGCAGCGGTGGTGGGAGTACAGCTGGGTGTTCCAGGGGGTCAACTCCGGTAAGAAATCCATCACGCTGGACCTCGAAACTGCCACGGGCAAAGAACTTTTCGGCCGACTGGTCGCCGGTGCCGACGTGGTGATCGAGAACTTCACCCCGCGGGTCATGGCGAATTTCGGCCTCGACTACCAGACACTGCGGTCGTTCAACGACCGGATCATCGAGGTGCGGATGCCCGGATTCGGGCTCGACGGACCATGGCGCGACCGCGTCGGATTCGCCATGACGATGGAACAACTCGCCGGCCTGGCCTGGCTCACCGGCTATCCGGACGGGCTGCCCACCGCACCACGAGGGGCCTGCGATCCACTGGCCGGTGTGCACGCCGCGTTCCTGACGGTGGCGGCCTTGGAGCATCGCCGCCGCACCGGCCAGGGACAGCTCGTCGAGGTCCCGATGATCGACGTGGTGCTCAACGCCAGCGCGCTGCAGGTCATCGAGCACGATGCCACCGGTG is a window from the Mycolicibacterium anyangense genome containing:
- a CDS encoding NAD(P)/FAD-dependent oxidoreductase — translated: MTEHNAQHGAQHTTRVVVIGGGYAGVIAANRLRQRPGVRVTLVNPRAEFVERIRLHQLAAGSDDAVVDFADILAPGVELVVDAATRIDTRARHVELFTGEALPYDYLIYAVGSGSGGPAVPGADEFAYPIADLEEAKRLATALGELPHGAPVAVVGAGPTGIETAAELAEQGRAVTLVCGPVLGPYLSTPGRRSVAKRLRRLGVQIIDGPGARVAAVEPDAVVLADGRQVRSLVTIWSAGFGVPDLAARSGLRTDTIGRLLTDETLTSIDDPRVAAAGDCAAPSGEPLRMSCQAALPLGAQAADTVLARIDGEQPAAIKQAFTGQCISLGRAAGTIQIARPDDTALPLYIGGRLAARIKEAICTATISGLRREARKPGSYIWIKAGKRPAAQTVPAP
- a CDS encoding resuscitation-promoting factor is translated as MNALTKLHQSPSPTLRLVVAALLLTLAGAGIFAVTAHKTVTLEVDGTQMKVTTMKSRVIDVVEENGYSVADRDDLFPAAGQSVHDAETIVLRRSRPLQISLDGQNAQQVWTTASTVDEALHQLQMTDTAPAAASRGSRLPLEGMALPVVSAKTVQINDGGQVSTVHLAAPNVGALLVAAGVPLEQADTVVPTASSPVIAGMQIQVTRIRIEKVTQQVPLVPPATRIEDPTMNMSRQVVEDPGTPGVQDVTFAVATVNGVETGRLPVANTVIVPARESVVRVGAKPGTEVPPVTNGAIWDAISRCEAGGNWAINTGNGYYGGVQFDQNTWERNGGLRYASRADLATREEQIAIAEVTRARQGWGAWPVCGRGAS
- the rsmI gene encoding 16S rRNA (cytidine(1402)-2'-O)-methyltransferase: MTTGRLLLGATPLGQPSDASKRLVDALASADIVAAEDTRRARTLAQSLGVTIGGRVVSLFDQNEATRVPGLIDEIKAGATVLVVSDAGMPLINDPGYRMVTAAVEAGLAVTCLPGPSAVTTALAVSGLPSDRFCFEGFAPRKQSARRAWLAGLATEQRTTVFFESPRRLAETLRDAVDELGGQRRVVVCRELTKTHEEVLRGSLAELADWADDKVLGEITVVLDGARPVADVATLVAAVTALVEDGMRVKDACAQVIDAHPGAPSRRELYDAVLRSREP
- a CDS encoding LLM class F420-dependent oxidoreductase, with protein sequence MAIKLGLQIPNFSYGTGVAEMFPTVVAQAREAEEAGFDSVFLMDHFYQLPGLGAPEEPMLEAYTALGALAAATQNVQLGTLVTGNTYRNPTLLAKAITTLDVISQGRAILGIGTGWFELEHDSLGYEFGTFTDRFKKLDEALEIILPMLRGERVSVDGAYYKTQEAFANPRFREHIPLMIGGSGEKKTIPLAARYFDHLNIIAGFDELARKVGVVRDRCEDIGRDPATLETSVLAIAIIDENVTPDFIPEEFRQQAVYGGPEQIADQVKTKILDAGVDGVILSPVTSIDGYHPGRVTAVAEALKPALGL
- a CDS encoding TatD family hydrolase, producing the protein MGSKRPAPPLPEPLAPLIDAHTHLDACGARDAQDVHAVLDRAEAVGVEAVVTIADDLDAARWAAQAATWDPRVYAAVALHPTRAGALTEAARAELEELAALPRVVAIGETGMDLYWPGKLDGCAEPAVQREAFAWHIDLAKRTGKPLMIHNRDADAEVLDVLRAEGAPETVIFHCFSSGPQMARTCVDAGWVLSLSGTVSFKNARELREAATLIPPDQLLVETDAPFLTPHPYRGAPNEPYCLPYTVRALADVVDRPAELLAEQSCATARRVYGF
- a CDS encoding aminodeoxychorismate synthase component I, which codes for MRIERLGDIGTAPDVLRMLADATARRGLPGPAALTGDWFGAAAVIAPSVPIRAVATDDVFAVTPGHRTDAVGGGWIGYLSYPDAAADGSPARIPEAAGGWTDCVLRLDHDGDWWHESLSGATVASWVHDALTRPAPPRTCEIDWATPDFAAHQDGVRQCLDAIAAGEVYQACVCTQFTGTATGSPLEFFAEAVSRTTPARAAYVSGDWGAVASLSPELFLLRRGSRVVSSPIKGTLPLHADPAALRASAKDVAENIMIVDLVRNDLGRVAEVGSVGVPELLAVHPAPGVWHLVSTVRAAVPADLPTAEVLAATFPPASVTGTPKTRARQLLSRWEPHRRGVYCGTVGMASPIAGTELNVAIRTVEFDSAGGAVLGVGGGITADSDPLAEWQECLHKAAPVIYGSRERSTASYSSRRDGAPGWASIT
- a CDS encoding dolichyl-phosphate-mannose--protein mannosyltransferase, producing MTATTDDLVAPARHAPVISPGPLVPVADFGPLDRIEGWAATAVVAALAALTRLMNLGSPTDAGTPIFDEKHYAPQAWQMLHNYGVEDNPGFGLVVHPPVGKQMIAIGEALFGYNGVGWRFTSAVLGVILVALVVRIVRRITRSTMIGAIAGLLLIADGVSFVAARTALLDAFLTFFVVAAFGALIVDRDQMRERMHNALLEGRIAETPWGPRLGVRWWRFGAGVLLGLALATKWSGLYYIVFFGAMSLAFDVAARRAYRVPRPWFGTIRRDLGPTGYVFLLIPFAVYLASYAPWFSSETAVNRYEVGQSIGPRQWYQPPDAIRSLWHYTYKAYHFHSTLTNANGNHHPWESKPWTWPMSLRPVLYAIDNQNVPGCGAASCVKAVMLVGTPAMWWLAVPVVFYAAWRMFVRRDWRYAVALTGYGAGFLPWFADIDRQMYFFYAVPMAPFLVMMIALILGDILYAPRQNAERRTLGLIVVSGYLAVVITNFAWLYPILTGIPISQATWNMEIWLPSWR
- the metG gene encoding methionine--tRNA ligase, with translation MSQQTPFYITTAIDYPNGAPHIGHAYEKIATDALARFKRLDGFDVRFLTGTDVHGLKMAETAAAQGIPTAELARRNSDVFQQMQERLNISFDRFIRTSDADHYEASKAIWQRMNDAGDIYLGSYQGWYSVRDERFFTEDETEVRDDGLRYAVETGTPVTWTEEQTYFFKLSAYAERLLAHYDANPDFIGPDVRRNEVVSFVSGGLRDLSISRTTFDWGVPVPEHPEHVMYVWVDALTNYLTGVGFPDTDSPAFRRYWPADVHVIGKDIVRFHTVYWPAFLMSAGIELPKRVYAHGFINVKGEKMSKSVGNVIDPIALADEFGVDQVRYFFLREIPFGQDGSYSEDAIIGRINADLANEFGNLAQRSLSMVNKNLDAQVPTPGEFSAEDAELLAIADGLLDKVRAAFDEQAMHIALESIWLMLGAANRYFSAQEPWVLRKSESAADQERFRTVLYVTLEVVRIAALLVQPVVPESAATLLDLLGQPESQRDFTAVGVRIAPGTALPAPAGVFPRYQAE
- a CDS encoding RNA polymerase sigma-70 factor, giving the protein MTAADEHAERFTALRPLLFTIAYEILGSATEADDVLQDGYLRWSGVDLNQVRDTKAYLAQLVTRQALNTLRTQARRREDYVGPWLPEPLLLDETDAASDVVLAESVSMAMLVVLETLSPDERAVFVLREVFGFSHDEIASAVGKSTAAVRQMAHRAREHVQSRRRRFEPVDPGKSEQITTQFLVAAATGDLQGLMAMLAPDVVFTSDSDGKVSAARRPVLGAEKVARLLIGLMSRAGAQYRVELASYNSAPAAIVYRDDRPDSVFMIEVIDGKITNFYAMRNPEKLASVTVPREISR